AGGTCATGAATATCGGTCTTTCAGCGTCGACCCCGAACTCTGCCGACTGACACCCTAGTTCCCTTTGAACCGTGCAGGCGGGGAGTTTTCGGATGACCCAGAAGACCTGCTGTCGGCACCGGTAGTTACTATTCCAGCCTCGATCCCGTTGACCACGAGTACAACGGATTCGTTTCGGAGTGGCTGCCCGCTCGTTGTGAGTCGGCCTGCAACGCTGACAACCAGGGCACTCACGTTCGAGCCGTTGACCGAGACCTGTGAGGGGCTGAGGGAGAGCGATGTCGGTGTCGATCGAACGGTGACCGGCAGTGACGTATTGACTTGATCAAGGGGGTCCTGAAGCGAAGCGAGACGCCAACAGTCTGGCCGGTGTCCACAGTCTTCGGGAGGCTACGGAAACCCAACGGAGGTTATCTGTACAGTACGAGAGTAGGTCGAGTCCGACGTCGGCACCAGCTACAGAGACCTAATCGAAAAGCTCGTTCTGCTCGCTATATTCGCCTTCCGAGAGGCTCTCATCCTGGGCATTGTACTGCGGACCGAAAGCATCCCTTTCATCCTCCCAGTCGACGTAGTAGACGGTCAGCGTGCCGGCAACGATATCTCCCAGATCGTCAAGTTCGGATTCAACCACATTGGCCTGCTCGATCGAGTCGAGATCTGGATGAATCTCCCGTTCGAGCCAATCTTCAGGGAGTTCCGGTGCACGGTAATCGACCACCCCGGCTTCGTCGTCCCACATGAACTCGAAGTCAGCGAACAGATCGAGCTCGCGGGCGATCGCATATTCCTGTTCGCTAAGTCCGGTATCGAGGGCCCACTGGTTGAACGCATCTTCCCACGCTCCCTGTTCGAGGTACTCGAAGAGGTCCCGATGGCGGTAGCGATCCGCCTCGTATGTGTCTCCATCTTCAACTGACGGTGCTGGCGGTGTGGGTGGTTCGATATCACGAGACATGCATTGCAAACGTGGGCCGAGGATATAACAGTTCACACGGTCGTTCGTGCCTCCACCTCGTGACCTCCTCGCCAGTATATGGACTATGTTATCGAATATCCGTCATCTCTGCCAACGCTGCTGTGTTGTGAAACGCAGGTTCGTATCCAGTACGACCGCTGAAAGCTGCCATCAACCAGGTGTTTCTCAACAAGGCCAAAAATCCGGTTCCCGTTTCTGATAATGGGTAACCCGGAGTGGGGTTTCAGGGGAGTAATACAGGAGTCCCAAAGTGAGTTCAGACCAGCGCCCGTCCGTCGAATGCCGCTCTGAGGGCCTCACTCGGGTTGAGTCTCGTCAGTTCAGTTTCGACGTCGACCCCGGCGATCGCAGGGTCAACGTCCTCACGGTGTTGCTGTGCACGGACGTGATAGATGTACGAGATCAGCAGTAGTTCGATCGTTTCATCGATATCCGCCTCGGTGTCGAAGTAGTGGGTCACCCAACTCGACTCGGGGTAGATGTGGTGCTTCGATGTTTTGTTCTCTGCAAGGAGAACGTCACGGAGTCGTTTGGGAAAGGGAATATCCGCCTGTTGCTTCCCGTGAACATGACCGATCTCCCGCCCGCTCACGGTGAACTCCTCGCCGCCATACCGATGTGACCCGACGGAAACACCGGGCCACTCGCTGACTTCCACTGTGATGGATTTCATGATGTTCATATCCGTTGGTTCGACGGTTCGTTGCCGCGACCGGTGGTTTCGTGGGTTTTTCTGAATTCTACGGTTTTAGTAGGGGTGCGAGGAGCATGAAGCTGTCTGCGAGTACGTCGATACGCCCATCACGATGAACTGGGCCGATGAAGCTATTTCCTGCTCTCGCGTAATGCGGGCTATGGGTATCAGTCACACGAACGATTCAACCGGGCGGCTCGCTGTTCAAACATTCCTCACACTCGACGGTGTGATGCAAGCACCAGGAGGACCCGAGGAGGACCGGGACGGCGGCTTCGATCAGGGTGGGTGGACGGTCAACTACTGGGACGAGCAGATGGGAGAGGTCATGGACGAGCAGATGAACGAGGGTGACGCACTGTTGCTCGGTCGAAGGACGTACGACATCTTCGCCGCACACTGGCCCAACATCGATCCAGAGGACGACCCGACAGCAGCGAAATTGAACGACGTACCGAAGTACGTCGCTTCTCGAGATCTCTCGGACGTAGAATGGGAGAACTCGACGCTCCTCGAAGGAGACGTTGCCGAGGCGGTCCTCGGTCTCAAAGGGAAGTACGAAGGACAGACGATTTCGGTATCGGGAAGCCAGAACTTGATCCAGACGCTGTTGAAACACGATCTCGTCGATGAGTTCTGGCTTTGGGTCTTTCCCGTGGTTGTGGGAGGGGGCAAGCGGTTGTTCGGCGAGGGAACGGTGCCCGCAGCCTTCGAACTGAGTGGTGCTGAAACGTCGAGTACGGGGGTTCAAATGCTTCGATACGAGCGAGCTGGAGAGATCGACCACGGCTCGTTTGCACTGGATGATACAGCTGCGTGAGCAACGCCTTCACGTCTGTACTTCAATTTCGAAGAATTCCACTAGCGATAGGTCAGTGGCGACTAGTGTTGCTGATCCACCAATCTAATTCGAGAGTGTCGTACCCGGAAGCAGCAACGCCAGATAGCCACCCACACTTTGATTGTTTACTCTTCTGAGGGGATCTCGTTTCCACAGACCCGACATTGGTTCGGTTGCCAGGATACCGTCCGCACAACGGACTGAGTCTCTCCGCAACTTGGGCAGTACTGCTCAAGTGCTGTTCCTCTATCGTAAACCATCGAAAGCAGGTCGACACTCAAGAGTTGTAGGAGTTTACTCTAGGGGCCTAGACGGGAGTGACACGCATTCGGTAACATATGCACCGATAAGATATCTCAAATGTATGGTCGCTGAACCGTGCCAGAGGTGGTCGTGAGAGAGGGGATCACCAAGGGAGATATCCGGCAACGCTGATGTGCTCCACGCTCTCGGTGGCAACGGGAGTAGAAGTGGTATGATTGGTGACGCAACACACCGAGGAAAGTATAACACCGCAAAGTCTCACGGGAAAACCGCTCTCTGACGCTACTTTCTGAGCGAGAGCACGATTCTATGAGACGAACAGAGAATCCGAAAAGGGAGAGGTGGTCATTCTTTGGGCCGCTCATCGGAGTTGAGATCGAAGGAGACGTTCTGGTCTTTGTTCAGGTTGACGCTCTTGCCCTTCTGGCCCTGAGCGACGACGTCGTATTGACCCTGTGGCAGAGTGACGCTGATCTGGCCGGCACTGTCAGTGTAGCCGCTGAAGACCTGGTCTTTGGTCTTCTTGTTAACAACCGTAACGGGGACGTTGTCCAGAGCGTCACCCTCAGAGGAGACATCAACTCCGAGTGAGCGTTCACCCGAATGACCACCGGGATTCTCCTTGGCAAGGACTGTGAGATCGGTTGCAATTGGAGTGCTGATCGCTGTAAGTGCCAGAATCGTCGTAACGAGGATGGTTACTCGGATTTGCCGACTCATTCTGACGCAATGACAAGTCATGTCTGAAAGAAAATAAGCTTTGCTTCATTGAGAGTTAGAGTCAAAGAAGAAAACTGTATGGAAGTTCGTCATCGGCGATGGCTGTAGTCACGAATTCTACTAGCAAATGCCCCAATCAGTCGGATACTATAGTCCCCTCCTATAGCTACGAAACGAGATGTGCTTGTTGGAGTAGTAATATTAACATTTCGACGAGGCTCTACCGGTCGGAATTGTCAACGACAACGGATTCCGACCTGTCGTGGTGTATACCAAGTTGTGACTGCTGAGCCACTCGTGATATCTGGCGTCGGATATCGTCTCCGGGGCGCTCGGGAACAGGTGAGCGCCCGTGGTGGTCCACGATTCGGCGGAGAGTACCGGACACCTCGGCTGTGGTCCATTATTCAGCCAGTTCGCGATAGGTGTGTAGGATACCTGAGTTTGAGTTGGATAGTAGAGAATTCCGACCTTCCAGAGGGAGTGCTCGGTCGTCCACTGGCCGGGAACGTGGTTTGTAGCGAACGTCGTGCCATCGAATTCCTCGGGGGTGGTGGTACTGGGATAGGAGAGCGTATCGAGGTCGACGAACGCCAACGGAGCGGTCACGGCCGCGCTGACGACCAACACGACACCAAGAGCCACCCGAAGGGAGCGACGACTCGGTGTCGGTATCCGTCCCCGAGAGTGGGCATGGAGGCCGCCTGCCGCGGTCAGTGAGGCGAGGACGAACAGGGGGAGATGAACGAACGTCTGGGCTCGCATCACCGTGCCGAAGAACTCGGGGGTCAACGACGCGGTGAGGGCGAAGAATACCTCGGCGATCGGGGCGACGAGGAGTGCGACGACGACGGCACCATCCCGAGGATCGGTCGCGGCCAGCGGGAGCCCGTAGCTCGCTAGTGCTGCCGGGACGAGAAAGACGAGTACGAGCACTAGGATAGGGAGCGGTGTCGTCACCGTTCCCGGAAATATCGGGAGGAAGACGTTCGCAACCAAGACGGTATATCCAAACCCAATGGCCCCGATGAGAATCGTTCGTTGAAGGCGCTGGCTGGTCGAGCGAAGCCAGAGAATCCCGATCACGAGGACGATGAGCCAGGCGACGAACAATCCCGGATAGGCCGCCACTCGGCCCACGTAGGGGACTGTGAGCCCGAATCGGGCAGCAACGTCGTAATAGAGCGCGAAGTAGCCCCAGAACCCACCGACGAGGGCGACACCGACCGTCACGATGCGGGTGGTGGGGACACGGAGGATCTGTGTTGTGAGGACCCCGAGGATCGTGAGCGCTGCAATGAGCGTACTGAAGGTGTGGACGAGGGGAAACGTAACGGTGAGTACGATGGTCGTCGCGATCCAGGCTGCCCGGCGCGTTCGAACGGCTCTGTGGACGGCGATCGCGAGCAGTGGGACGAGCAGGATGCCGATCGCTTCCTCGTCGGCGACACCGGTTCGTCTGAGATAGAGCCCCTCGATGGCGAGTCCCAGGCCGGCGAGAACGGCCGCATAGCGAACCTGCCGATCGGGAAGTTCCAAGCCTGCTCCGAGACG
The Halococcus hamelinensis 100A6 genome window above contains:
- a CDS encoding luciferase domain-containing protein, with translation MKSITVEVSEWPGVSVGSHRYGGEEFTVSGREIGHVHGKQQADIPFPKRLRDVLLAENKTSKHHIYPESSWVTHYFDTEADIDETIELLLISYIYHVRAQQHREDVDPAIAGVDVETELTRLNPSEALRAAFDGRALV
- a CDS encoding sodium/phosphate symporter, with the translated sequence MVVVLAVFAVALGMRTLTLHWSPYPATTDGFGYAALARDTLATDSIPLDQFRADNFAFANGLAMLSAVADMKPVKTAQLLVAVLGAGSCLTAVAIVRRLGAGLELPDRQVRYAAVLAGLGLAIEGLYLRRTGVADEEAIGILLVPLLAIAVHRAVRTRRAAWIATTIVLTVTFPLVHTFSTLIAALTILGVLTTQILRVPTTRIVTVGVALVGGFWGYFALYYDVAARFGLTVPYVGRVAAYPGLFVAWLIVLVIGILWLRSTSQRLQRTILIGAIGFGYTVLVANVFLPIFPGTVTTPLPILVLVLVFLVPAALASYGLPLAATDPRDGAVVVALLVAPIAEVFFALTASLTPEFFGTVMRAQTFVHLPLFVLASLTAAGGLHAHSRGRIPTPSRRSLRVALGVVLVVSAAVTAPLAFVDLDTLSYPSTTTPEEFDGTTFATNHVPGQWTTEHSLWKVGILYYPTQTQVSYTPIANWLNNGPQPRCPVLSAESWTTTGAHLFPSAPETISDARYHEWLSSHNLVYTTTGRNPLSLTIPTGRASSKC
- a CDS encoding dihydrofolate reductase family protein, giving the protein MGISHTNDSTGRLAVQTFLTLDGVMQAPGGPEEDRDGGFDQGGWTVNYWDEQMGEVMDEQMNEGDALLLGRRTYDIFAAHWPNIDPEDDPTAAKLNDVPKYVASRDLSDVEWENSTLLEGDVAEAVLGLKGKYEGQTISVSGSQNLIQTLLKHDLVDEFWLWVFPVVVGGGKRLFGEGTVPAAFELSGAETSSTGVQMLRYERAGEIDHGSFALDDTAA